Genomic segment of Streptomyces sp. NA02950:
GGCGCTGAAGGCGATGCCCTCGATGAACCACTCGTTCACCGAGAAGGACGGCAAGCCGACCCTGGTCAAGCCCGAGCACGTCAACCTGGGCCTGGCGATCGACCTGGTCAAGCCCAACGGTGACCGTCAGCTGGTCGTCGCGGCGATCAAGAAGGCCGAGACGCTCAACTTCTTCGAGTTCTGGCAGGCGTACGAGGACATCGTCCGCCGCGCCCGCGCGAACAAGCTGACGATGGAGGACTTCACCGGCGTCACCGCCTCCCTCACCAACCCCGGCGGCATCGGCACGGTCCACTCGGTGCCGCGGCTGATGCCCGGCCAGGGCCTGATCATCGGCGTCGGCGCCATGGAGTACCCGGCCGAGTTCCAGGGCACCTCCCAGGACACTCTGAACAAGCTGGGCGTCTCCAAGGTCATGACGCTGACCAGCACCTATGACCACCGGGTGATCCAGGGCGCCGCCTCCGGCGAATTCCTGCGGATCATGAGCCAGCTGCTGCTCGGCGAGAACGAGTTCTACGACGAGATCTTCAAGGCGCTGCGCATCCCCTACGAGCCGGTCCGCTGGCTCAAGGACATCGACGTCAGCCACGACGACGATGTCACCAAGGCGGCGCGGGTCTTCGACCTGATCCACGCCTACCGGGTCCGCGGCCATGTCATGGCCGACACCGACCCGCTGGAGTACCGCCAGCGCAAGCACCCCGACCTCGACATCATCGAGCACGGGCTCACCCTGTGGGACCTGGAACGCGAGTTCGCGGTCGGCGGCTTCGCGGGCAAGTCCATGATGAAGCTGCGCGACATCCTGGGCGTGCTGCGCGACTCGTACTGCCGCACCACCGGCATCGAGTTCATGCACATCCAGGACCCCAAGCAGCGCAAGTGGATCCAGGACCGCGTCGAGCGCAGCCACGACAAGCCGGAGCGCGAGGAGCAGCTGCGCATCCTGCGCCGGCTCAACGCGGCCGAGGCGTTCGAGACCTTCCTCCAGACCAAGTACGTCGGCCAGAAGCGGTTCTCGCTGGAGGGCGGCGAGTCCGTCATCCCGCTGCTGGACGCGGTGCTGGACGCGGCCGCCGAGTCGCGCCTGGACGAGGTCGTCATCGGGATGGCCCACCGCGGCCGTCTCAATGTGCTGGCCAACATCGTCGGCAAGTCGTACGCGCAGATCTTCCGTGAGTTCGAGGGCAACCTCGACCCGAAGTCGATGCACGGCTCCGGCGACGTCAAGTACCACCTGGGCGCCGAGGGCACCTTCACCGGTCTGGACGGTGAGCAGATCCAGGTCTCGCTGACCGCCAACCCCTCCCACCTGGAGGCGGTGGACCCGGTCCTGGAGGGTGTCGCCCGCGCCAAGCAGGACATCATCGGCAAGGCCGGTACGGACTTCACCGTGCTGCCCGTCGCCCTGCACGGCGACGCGGCCTTCGCGGGCCAGGGTGTGGTCGCCGAGACGCTGAACATGTCGCAGCTGCGCGGCTACCGCACCGGCGGCACCGTGCACATCGTCATCAACAACCAGGTCGGCTTCACCGCCGCCCCGGCCGCGTCCCGCTCCTCGATGTACGCCACCGACGTGGCGCGCATGATCGAGGCGCCGATCTTCCACGTCAACGGTGACGACCCGGAGGCCGTGGTCCGCGTCGCGCGGCTCGCCTTCGAGTTCCGCCAGGCGTTCAACAAGGACGTGGTCATCGACCTGATCTGCTACCGCCGCCGCGGTCACAACGAGACCGACAACCCCGGTTTCACCCAGCCGCTGATGTACGACCTGATCGACAAGAAGCGCTCGGTGCGCAAGCTGTACACCGAGTCGCTGATCGGGCGCGGCGACATCACGCTGGAGGAGGCCGAGCAGGCGCTCCAGGACTTCCAGGGGCAGCTGGAGAAGGTCTTCACCGAGGTCCGCGACGCGGTCTCCGCCCCGGCCCAGCCCGAGGTCCCGGAGCCGCAGCCGGAGTTCCCGGTCGCGGTGAACACGGCGGTCTCCCAGGAGGTCGTCAAGCGGATCGCCGAGTCCCAGGTCAACGTCCCCGACCGGATCACCGTCCACCCGCGGCTGATGCCGCAGCTCCAGCGGCGCGCGGCGATGATCGAGGACGACGCGATCGACTGGGGCATGGGCGAGACCCTGGCCATCGGTTCGCTGCTGATGGAG
This window contains:
- a CDS encoding multifunctional oxoglutarate decarboxylase/oxoglutarate dehydrogenase thiamine pyrophosphate-binding subunit/dihydrolipoyllysine-residue succinyltransferase subunit, which encodes MSPQSPNTSSVSTDEQDGQGSNPAAAFGPNEWLVDEIYQQYLQDPNSVDRAWWDFFADYKPGQDTGSAVAAPPQAVTGGAAPGAPAAAQAAPAATAPAQPKAAPAAKPADAKAAAAAPAAPKPAAATPAPAKPAPVKPAPVKPTPAEPTPSAKAAKAEPSAGPELVTLRGPSAAVAKNMNASLELPTATSVRAVPVKLLFDQRIVINNHLKRARGGKVSFTHLIGYAMVQALKAMPSMNHSFTEKDGKPTLVKPEHVNLGLAIDLVKPNGDRQLVVAAIKKAETLNFFEFWQAYEDIVRRARANKLTMEDFTGVTASLTNPGGIGTVHSVPRLMPGQGLIIGVGAMEYPAEFQGTSQDTLNKLGVSKVMTLTSTYDHRVIQGAASGEFLRIMSQLLLGENEFYDEIFKALRIPYEPVRWLKDIDVSHDDDVTKAARVFDLIHAYRVRGHVMADTDPLEYRQRKHPDLDIIEHGLTLWDLEREFAVGGFAGKSMMKLRDILGVLRDSYCRTTGIEFMHIQDPKQRKWIQDRVERSHDKPEREEQLRILRRLNAAEAFETFLQTKYVGQKRFSLEGGESVIPLLDAVLDAAAESRLDEVVIGMAHRGRLNVLANIVGKSYAQIFREFEGNLDPKSMHGSGDVKYHLGAEGTFTGLDGEQIQVSLTANPSHLEAVDPVLEGVARAKQDIIGKAGTDFTVLPVALHGDAAFAGQGVVAETLNMSQLRGYRTGGTVHIVINNQVGFTAAPAASRSSMYATDVARMIEAPIFHVNGDDPEAVVRVARLAFEFRQAFNKDVVIDLICYRRRGHNETDNPGFTQPLMYDLIDKKRSVRKLYTESLIGRGDITLEEAEQALQDFQGQLEKVFTEVRDAVSAPAQPEVPEPQPEFPVAVNTAVSQEVVKRIAESQVNVPDRITVHPRLMPQLQRRAAMIEDDAIDWGMGETLAIGSLLMEGTPVRLAGQDSRRGTFGQRHAVLVDRETGDDYTPLLYLADDQARYNVYDSLLSEYAAMGFEYGYSLARPESLVMWEAQFGDFVNGAQTIVDEFISSAEQKWGQTSGVTLLLPHGYEGQGPDHSSARIERFLQLCAQNNMTVAMPTLPSNYFHLLRWQVHNPHHKPLVVFTPKSMLRLKAAASKSDEFTTGAFRPVIGDETADPATVRKVVFCSGKVYYDIAAERDKRGATDTAIIRLERLYPLPGAEVQAEIAKYTNVEKFVWAQEEPANQGGWPFMALNLIDHLELAVGEDVPAAERLVRVSRPHSSSPAVGSNKRHQSEQQALVNEVFDI